ATCTAGATGTACCCTGTAATTTTGGATGGACAGTGTTTTGTTGTAGCCACCCTgaccccttcctccctttcctttcctttccttccttccctccttttttcttccttccttctgttcccttttctcctttccttccctttcctctttcccttcctccctttcctttctcttcccccttctctccctctctccttcctctccctcctcccctccctttttttctttccttcctcctccctcctttccctacctctcttccttattcctttccctttctcctttcctttccttccctctcttcctctcttctcttccttcttccctcccttccctccttcccttcctttccctccccattcttcttcccttcctccctctctctcttctctcctttccttccttccttccttccttccttccttccttccttccttccttccttccttccttccttccttccttccttccttccttccttccttccttccttccttcctttcccctctttttctctcctctcttccttggTAGTTCTCCACTTCCAGTAGTTTACCATATTGATTCAAGCAATCCACCAACTTCAACCTTATTATTAGAAGATATTTTAAGCATGTACCACTATGCCCAGCAACTAAGCCTTAGTATTCTAAGAGTTAAGGTAATCTGTTTGGGTACAGGGAAAATGGTCTTAATTTGGGCTTTAGGCATTTGGGAAGGGTCATCTTGGATGAAAAACCAGTCAGATTTGTTTGgatggaaagattaaaaaacaatcagAGGCCATGGAGAAGAGCAGGTAGATAGGGTgagagggagtagagagaaaaaGCACCTACCTTACTAAGGGTCCAGTGTATTCCGGCGAGGAAgagaagatgggagagaaaaTGGCAGAAGTTCAGATGAAGATGGATAAAAGTATTGTTGCTCTGGATAGTTTTGAGGTCCCCGATAGTTAGTATAGCGAGGAGGAACGCGAAAGAGTCGAGAAGACCCAGGCTGCTGATAAAGCGGAGGGTATAGTCCACCTGCAGCATGATAGAAGAGATCCTTGTTCAGCAATGGACTGTACAGGTCCATACAGGGCCTCTTTCAACTCAGATTTGGTGATTTGGTTTGGACAGAGCCGGCTGGCCCAGGCTGCCAGGCCATGCAAAGACCACTGCTAAGCCTTACTCATAGGGCCAAGTATAAAGATTGCAGCTCGTGAGCAGCAGGAGCTCACAAGTCAGACATCCAACTGCCTCCCTCACCCCTccaatcccccccaaaacaggGCTCTCACCATCTGCTTGTGGAGTTTGGCAAGATGTCTGAGGATATCCCCCCAATCTGGATGGCAACGGGGGGCACTCAGGCCCTGGGCTTTGCACTCTGTAGACCCCACGGTTTCCTAAATGTGTTTACAAGATAATTGCATGGGGTATCTTCCTCCTTATTCCCACCCCACACTACTCCAGATCTTAGAATTTGTACCATGCTTAAATAATAGTTAAATacagaactttaaggtttgcaaagtgtctTACAAATAGTATCtacatttgatcctgacaaccaTCCTGGGACATAGGTACTGTAATCATCCCcggtttacagataaggaaatagaaaatagagaggttaagtgatttactggTAAGTgactgaagctgaatttgaattcaggttttcccgACTTCAAGTTCAGCATTCTATCATTACGCTTAACTGAAGGTATAGAGTTGACAGAATTGAGGGCATCCTTGTGTAACTGCCTATAATCTGGTACATACTGGAAGATCTGCTGATCAGCGAATGGACACAGTGGATAGCACATTAGATCCGGAGttaggaaaactgagttcaaatgcggTCTCAGATATTTGCTAATTACTAGTATTTTTACTTAGttaccataaataaataaaatatacataaacttgttactataataataaataatttactaGTACTATAAAATAATACTAGTTACTATAAACTAGTTATTTCCTAAaaccaggcaagtcatttaatctctgacttagttttctttttttctttactgtcaAGAACAACCCTTCCTCACAGGGTTGTAAGAATCAGGTGATATATGTTTAAATCATTTAGCACAgcacttgacacatagtaggtccttaagtGCTTAATTCCTTCCCCAAATTTCTTTCTGAGTCGTGAAAGTCCTACCACCTTTACTGGAGACATGTGCATTTTAACTGCATCAGGCAGGCTGGGTGTACTGACCAGAAAGCTAATTTTGGAGCCAAGATCTGGATTCTAGTATTGCTCTGGCActaagttggtttttttttccagtatccTAGGCAATTACCTAAGATTGGTATTTTCCAATGAGCTGTGTATCTAAATCAGTGGGAAAAATTTCCAAATGGGAAATtctttacacacatataatcatagaacaagaccaaaaaaaatcttgagttTTATGTAACCACCAACTGGTCTGTGCTCAAATGCCCCTGTTACTTTCCATAGTCACCTAGAGGAGAACCTGAGGGATGGAGCTCAGATGAAATAGATATACTTTGATTtgaggggtggggaggaaaaagaaagaaaaatatgactcATGGGAGAGGGCTTGCCTAGCTAGGATGTCACTTTTGGGATTCCTGGGCATTCAGGGGGCATCGAGCAGGAGGGAACTGGGTGCCCAAATGACCTGTAGGAAAGGGATTCAACAAGAAGCTTGATCTACCTTCCCAGTTTTGCTgagggtgaccctgggcaaaatgTTTCATCAGGAAAGGGATAAAAGGGAGGTGATGATGTCCATATGCCCTGGCACCTGTATTCTCACAGGGTTTTGGGCATAGTGGCAGTGTCTACGGACACTGAGCAGGGGCAATGGGGGGACCTCCTACCCTCTCCATCCTACCTTCCCTGGGCCAGTCTCTCCTGGTACCTGCTCTGGAGTGGGATCCATGATTTCGCCCAGTTGCACTGGGAAAATGAAAGTGATGACGGTTTGGTACCGTTGGTTGAAGCTCTGGATTCCAACCCCTGCAGGGAAGCCGGCAGGGTAGACCAGATGACTCCCGAGATGGCTGCCTGGGTGCAAAAAagcacagaatatcagagctgatCAAGATTTAAAAGTGCATCTGTTCATAGATctagagtgggaagagactttGGGGTTCACtgagtctaaatcctttatttttacagatgaagaaaccagagACTCcgaagtgaagtgatttgtccagaactGCACAGCTAGTCGATGGCCTCGATCCCGGGGGAGCTCCGTCTGCAAAGGTCTTGGCTCTTGGTCTCAGGGTTCATGGAAGAAGCTCACAGGAGGATTCAAGCAGCTTAAGGAAAATGCCCTCGGCTTCCAGTGCCCCATCGGTCTCAGCATGGGATGGTGTGTAAAAAGTTGATTTGGAATCACGCCTTCTgacatacttactagctgaacagccatgggaaaatcacttaaccaatAACTAAggaagtttcttcatttgtaaaatgaggaggttgaacttCATGATCTTCAAGATCCCTTCAAATCTCTTCTAACTCTACATCTATGACTCTTTGGTCCTTTCACAGTAGAGTTTTGGACCAAGGATTCCTAATTCCATCAAGTTGTTAATCAGTAATCTTTAATTAGTGCTCAGTACACTGTACTAAGGACAAAAAGACCAAACCAATTTTAAATAGCTTCTGCCCTttaggagcttacaatctataggaagaaacactgctggagaCTCCCAGAATCCCTCCTCCCACCAGCTGCTCAGAGTTTCTTAGTTTATTAGCGACTGAAAGGTTTTGGCCTTGATCTACAGACAAAGCTCTTTCTTCAGGATGCCCATTGTCCACTGCTCTTTCCTCATCTTCCCTTGTAGGTTAGAAGTGGGGATATGGGAAGGTAGGGAGAATAAAGCTCTGACACAGAACTTTAGTCTGAACATCTGCCTCAGTGCTCCATTTCCACTagccctcccctttcccctttggTCAATGGGGCCCTCCCCACCACCTGCTGACGATGCCGTGGACTGGCCGAGAGCTTGGCCTCTCTTCTGATGGCTCACAGTGGTATGGGCAACCACATACAGCCCTGTGGCTCCAATCTCTGCCTTGTTGGGTACCCCAGCCACTGAGCACACCAGGCTGATGCGTGGTATTGAGACGACTATGACGACGGGATCTGTGGGTGAGGAAGGGTCAACATGGGCATGAGGTAATCCTTggaaagaaccaagagaacaattaaagtactatgtacatgacatttaattctattaaaaacaactatatgtacacacacacatatacatgcaggTTGCAGGGTACTGGGGTGTGAGGGGTAAAGAGAGGGGTGCCCCCACCAGGAAgggtcttttttattttgattgccATATGGATGTGAGGCAGTGGAGCATAGTGGAAAGAGCCCCAGCTTCAAAGccaagaaaacctggattcacaTCCCACTTCTGACATATAACAATGGagtaatcttggacaaatcacttgacctctaaGGATCCTAAGACTCTAACTAGCACAGAAGGTGCCAACCTGCtctggtagagggagtttcttcactCCAGAGATCTctatccctttttaaaataatgatatgtCTTTGAATAGTAAAACTgttggagctagaagggatcttcgAGAATTTAAGAATCTAAAGACCAATTTGTACTGGAGCCCAGGTCTCCCGAAGCTCCAAGCTCcaagctctttccactgtacaatGCTCTTCCCACCTATTGAGGGGGCCAGGGGTAGGCTGAGAGGTATATGTAAGGTGGTTGTTCACTGTTCCAGACTTTGGAGAAACAAAGGGCAAGAAGTTCGTGCTCACCCCAATTCTCCCTCATGTCCTCTTGAAgtcatggaagagattaaaaacaaagaaacaaatattgaCTTCTGTGAGGATGAAAACTTAACATTGctgttctctcccccccccccacctccccagtTCAAAAGAACTTTAACTGTGGGAAGCTTCTCTTATGGGTCTAATTCTCACAATCTACTCTTAATGATCTCTACCCCCACAGGGAAGCTTATGTCACACATCATCCAAAATGGGAAAGGGGCCCCATGGGTGGAGAGAACTTAAGCGGCCCATTGGTCCTATTTGTAAAACGATGTACATCTAAACCAGTTCAGATGTATGGAGGATGGAGGGAGACTTGTTGCTAGGGAAGATAGTTATAGCATCTCTCTTGCTCTAGGGAATCCTTTTCTTAGAAATCCATTTCAGGGCCTCCTCCCCCCCAATAAGAAATGAATCCCCAAGGGGAGGGTGGGTTCCTCCTTATCGTCCTGTCCCTTCCCAGGCTTGGTACAGGCAGTCTTGAATTCTAAAGTCCAATCCGGGGCTGCTGGGATGCCATGCCCTTGGTTGGCAGGCTGGAAGCAAGTGAGTGGGTGGGATGGACTCATAGCTAAAGGCATCCCTACCTGCTGGAATGACCTAAGGGCATGGTCTAggttcttctcttccttttcgaCCTTCGGGATTTTCAGATTTGTCACTCTCTTCTGTCTGACTTTTCCTTTGTCCCTGGTACCTGACCCTACTCTCCTTAGTTCATTGGTCATACATGAGCTCCTCCTCAAGTCACGTCGCCTATTGGTTATGGTGGATGTTTCCTTGGCCCCCTTCCTCCTCTTGAGTCTTCATGGCCTCTGCCAAGGCTGCACCCCTTTCCCTTGAttgtctctcctcctcccttacCCCTTGAATGTTCTTCTGCCTCTACACTCTACCAAACCCATTTCTTGGTTGTGTCTTTGGAATTCTTTATTGTTAGGTCATAGAGAAGCTGGCCAATCAGCACAAGCCACTGCCTCAGATGCTTGTGGATTGGTTCTTGGCTAGAAAAACCCTTATCTCCTCTTCCTCCAACCCTAATCCTCCTACTTCCCTTGGCTTCTCCATTCTCCATGAACAATGACAAATCATTGaaccttttattctgatttagtGGAAAGATCGAGAAATTAGCCTTAACTTGTCTAGAGGCGAGTTCTCAGCTTAACTTAATAACATAAATGActggagaaattaaattatttcatcatctgtaaaatgatcagacTGGACTAGATCAGAAGTTCTCAAAATATGGTTTGTAGATTCCAGAAGATCTTTCTTAGGGaaaaactatttctcttttcactaacttctatctgaattattattgaattatttatttaaatttcaatggtttaattcaattcatcttcagttatttaaaagaattagtcCACAGGCTGTCAAAGGGCTCCATGGCACAGCAAAAGTTGAGAATCCCTGGTTTGGAAGGTCTTTAAggttccctttcagctctgactattcactgtgccatgtagGGCACTCATGTGCtcccatatctctctctctctggcttgaCACAGTACCTGAAATTCCTACTCTTTGAGGTTAAGTAATTGTACCCACAAGACAAATATTTCCCTGGGAAGAGTGAAGCAGTATACGGttactatttaatataaattagtgTACTCCGTTAGCCACCCCATCTTTTAAAAGGGGCCTGGAGGAAAGAGTTGGAAAAGAGGTAAGTTTGAAGGTGGGGGAGGTGGAAGGAAAGGTTTGGATTGGAGGACGACTTAGGAACCTGCTGGATCCAATTTGAAAAGACTTGTGAAAGCTAATTCTTAAATGTTCAATGTCATCTCAGAATCAGAAACCTTACATAGTTAAGTCTTAATTTTACAACGTAATGGAGAGAATGTTAACAATATGTGTTaaactttaaattatattttacctCCAGAGATctcattgttaaatatttactagtatATGCCTAGATGATACCCAGGGAGATTAAGGTTCTCAGTGGGAGAGTGGATATTTTGGATGAGGGAAAAGGGAGTCACTGAAGGGAATAAGTGAAAGGAGAACACCAAAATAAAACTTTACCTATTCAGCATGTCAGTCTAAAGCTagcaactattttatttttctaattacacgTAAAGATGgtttttagaattcatttttgtaagattttgagttccaaaaattccccccccttccttatctctttcctcaagacagcaaacaatctgatacaggttatatatgtacaattattttaaatgtatttccatattagtcatgctgtgaaagaaaaatcaggacaaatggagaaaatcataagaaagaaaaagtaaacatcaaaaaaggtgaaaatagtatgcttcaatccacattcagtggatccacattctctctctggttacagatggcattttccatcccaaatctattggctCTTggtcttggatcaatgtattgctgagaagagccaagtccatttcAGTTGATCATCgaataatgttgctgttactgtctaccatgttctcttagttctgctcactttactcaattcaggtaagtctctccaggcttgtGCACTactaactcatcatttcttatagaacaataatattccataaatgtCATGTCCATTTATTCAGcccaatgatgggcatccactcattttctaacTCTTTGGCAATTAGATCttaagagcagctaggtggttccGTAGAGCACAAAGtgttggcctggagtcaggaaggctcatcttcccaaatctggcctcagacacttactacctgggtgatcctggtcaagtcatttatttctgccccagttttctcatctgtaaaaattaattgtagaaggaaatggcaaaccattccagtatctttgccaagaaaatcctcaaTGGGCCCAAAGAGCTATGAcctaacaacaataatgtatgctGGTTCTAGAATAAGTTCTTGGATTGTTTCCAAACATTCAGATTCTACGTTATGAATAAAAAGTCAGTAAAACGAAAAATTATTCACTTAATTATGAACTAGTCTTTGACTAAATGACTTGACCAACCTAACTAGCTGAGTTAGTATCACATCATGTTAGTTTCTATattaaattctcttttcatagAACTCCCTAGAGGTTCAGAGGAGAGGGTGAGGGGATTGATAATCTGTTCACTCTAGCCCAGTCAATCCTGGCAGGGAAGGGGAAAAGCCATTAAAGCTGTCTTAGAAACCTgtttaaagaaaactttaaacTAGGTTTAAAAGTTCTTTCCAGGGGGACTGGTTTTGCATTCTTAGTTATACATCATACTTTCTAGGACTGCGGGATATTTGCCACTGGGCAAAGGGATGTTAATTAATGAAAGGAGAATCAGACATGTCTGCTCAGGCTGCCAAAAAACAATCCAGGAATTTGGAACCACCTGAGAGCACACGGTTTCCTCTTCATGTGTGGGCTAGCAGAGGAGCTGAGAGGAAAGCTTTTCATTGCCTTTCCCTAGAGGTTAGGCTGACTACCATTCTAATGGGATTCCCAATTGTACTGGCCACAAGAAGGGTATCTTCCTTTGAGTTAGGTGAGAGCTTGATGCAGGGCAGTTTTGGAAGTCTTGGAGGTACTACTGAAGGAATATTAGTAATAATTATAACTATGAAAGTCACTTACATGTTGTTTAATTCTTTGATACTTTGCAAAGGTTTAGAACATCTATTCTTTCAACAAACTTGGATCAATCACTTGCTGTCTGCAGAAAGGACCAAGCTTTAACAAGTTTCTGTCCTTAACATGTTCATATTATTGAAAAATAaggtatggatatgtatacatatattgtatatttaacatgtattggaacaaaaagttggaacaaaaggttttgcaattatcagtgctaaaaatttcccatgcatatatcttgtaaataaaaagctataatttaaaaaaaagaaaaataagatacaaGCAGATTTACAATcaaatatttagagctggaagcttccaaccctctcactttacagatgagaaaactgagataaagagtGTTCAAAATGActtttcagggtcacatagctagcagaAGTCAGAAGTGGGATATGAACTCTGTTTTTTCTGACTGCAAGTATGAAATTTTACATGAGAAGTACATTtgatagatgaaaaaaacaatatattatatgaGGCCCAAGGGAGAGGGGGCAAATGAACTGGAGATGGTTTCATGAAGGAAATGAAAGTTTAAATTGGCTTTTGAAGGATGGGAGTTAATCAACAAGCTACaagatggggaaaaggaaggaaggtattATTTCATGTGATTCTCCCAATAACCCTGTTGAGGTACAAAGAGCTTGCATAATTGGCtctttttttgtcaaaaaagaaaacaaggactAAGAAAGGTAAAGTCATTTGTACAACTAATTATTGGCTTTACCAGGACTATAGAACCTATGCTTACTGATTCCCAAGCTCCTTTCAGTACATAGTTGTCATTACTACCAGCCATGTGGCCCTTCCAGTATTTGGGAGCCTATAGAAGGAATtagaaggtagaaagacacctACAGTGGATCATATACTGGCAGTCgtgtaaaacttaaaaaaaaaaaaaagcatccctGTGAGCTCCAAATTTGCTTAGAAAACCAAAAATTCCTTTGTTGTATTATGTTTTGACTTATTTTGTTAggtatttcccagttacatttaatcttgtttgttcTATATTCTGTATTCTTGCTGGCTGTTTCTCTGGATACAAGTTTGACACCTCTGagatagatcaaatttttttcttgcacatggGAAGGGGGTAATAGGAACAAACACTTATCAAGTGCCTACcatataccaggcattgtgctaagaactttgcaaatattatctcatttgattgctGGGGGAATATGGGGTTATATTAATGCCAGTATTCAACTGGGAAAGTCTTTGGGGGTAGAAAGTATCAGAAAGTATCATTCAAGTATAGAATTAAGCTCCTAGAACTAGCTATTATTctatgtcctttgtttttgaagaggaccaaagaaTTCACTGGGTGATGACTTGACTTGTGTATGACTTGGATTTAATTGCATGAAATCACCAGTCTTATCTCTCTTCCAGTCTTCAAAATCccatggcaagaaaaaaaaaagtcaagatgatgGTAGATGGCTCAGCAACGGAAGATCTTGGTGTAGATCTAGCACAATGTCtttcacatagtaggtgattaataaaacCTTGCGATCCATCTTCCAGAGTTAGCAAAGTGATTTacctaaaacacaggtctgactGTTTCATTCCCTTATTCAATAAATGTCAATGGCTCTCTAATATCTCTATGGTCAGATACAAACTCCTCTGGTCAACATTTGAAGCCCTTTATGACCTGGCTTAcacctatctttctatctttattaTACATTAGTCCTTTTCAAGCCCTCTGTGGTGCAGCCAAcctgctttattttatttatttattttaagtaatagccttttattttcactattctttaaacaaaactttttctctcccatctcaGTGCCTTTATGCCTGGAATATCTTCCTTGTTCATCGGTCTTTTCTGAAAAGCTTCGATTGCACCACCTGctataagaagtctttcctgatttgcCAAGTTGCTAGGTTGCACTTCCTAAAATTTattctaaaaagtttttttaattatatatcttcagttaggtgatgcagtgggaTACAATGCTAGATTAGGAATCAGCAGTTTGAATAATGCTTCGTACACTTGAGAGCTGaatgatcttggtcaagtcagtTAATATTTGCTTACCCTGAttttcttgtttataaaatgaagttaataatagcacctagtttctcaggattgttgtgaagattaaatgaatctTTCTAGCTCTCATCAAtcaatctgtatatatatatatatatatatatatatatatatgtatatgtatatatatatatgtatatgtatatatacatatatacatatatatgtacacatattcatGCATGTTTAGATATGCATAtttgaacaaataaatatgtatttattatattcatacatacatgtgtatataaaatactatatatttgatttatcttcatatatcatgtatataatataattatcatgcatataaaatatacttaaaaaaacccaataaaaatattatgtttatatatatatatatatgtaataatatatatgtaaaatcattttacaATACTGTATACAGGTTAGTTTTTATTATGGAATTATATGTGTCCATGTTTTCCTGATacaatataatctccttgagagcagggaggatttcagttttatcattgtatcTCCAGCGTCTGCcataaagtaaatatttaatgatgtATTAATGTAACAAATTATTTCACCATCACATTTCCCCCATCAAAGGAAAGGTGAAAGTGTA
The Sminthopsis crassicaudata isolate SCR6 chromosome 4, ASM4859323v1, whole genome shotgun sequence genome window above contains:
- the LOC141539772 gene encoding uncharacterized protein LOC141539772 isoform X5, whose protein sequence is MTNELRRVGSGTRDKGKVRQKRVTNLKIPKVEKEEKNLDHALRSFQQVGMPLAMNPVVIVVSIPRISLVCSVAGVPNKAEIGATGLYVVAHTTVSHQKRGQALGQSTASSAGSHLGSHLVYPAGFPAGVGIQSFNQRYQTVITFIFPVQLGEIMDPTPEQETVGSTECKAQGLSAPRCHPDWGDILRHLAKLHKQMVDYTLRFISSLGLLDSFAFLLAILTIGDLKTIQSNNTFIHLHLNFCHFLSHLLFLAGIHWTLSKLLDQLHQGLRMDLCESHLRFNHDTESSTQFSRIWSLDAQTLPSDEHPAELTTSVGKGGGEFLKGRGAGRPECQS
- the LOC141539772 gene encoding adhesion G protein-coupled receptor E3-like isoform X6, giving the protein MRENWDPVVIVVSIPRISLVCSVAGVPNKAEIGATGLYVVAHTTVSHQKRGQALGQSTASSAGSHLGSHLVYPAGFPAGVGIQSFNQRYQTVITFIFPVQLGEIMDPTPEQVPGETGPGKETVGSTECKAQGLSAPRCHPDWGDILRHLAKLHKQMVDYTLRFISSLGLLDSFAFLLAILTIGDLKTIQSNNTFIHLHLNFCHFLSHLLFLAGIHWTLSKAMCIMIGMLCYSFLASFAWLFLGRLFFYLASWSLKVVDYFSTIQLFRKVLDFSGYGIPALHIGLFIAIQAHDINNYNNCWINSIKDSEWIFVSPICALIMTQRVQHNFQGSGV
- the LOC141539772 gene encoding uncharacterized protein LOC141539772 isoform X18, producing the protein MRENWDPVVIVVSIPRISLVCSVAGVPNKAEIGATGLYVVAHTTVSHQKRGQALGQSTASSAGSHLGSHLVYPAGFPAGVGIQSFNQRYQTVITFIFPVQLGEIMDPTPEQVPGETGPGKETVGSTECKAQGLSAPRCHPDWGDILRHLAKLHKQMVDYTLRFISSLGLLDSFAFLLAILTIGDLKTIQSNNTFIHLHLNFCHFLSHLLFLAGIHWTLSKLLDQLHQGLRMDLCESHLRFNHDTESSTQFSRIWSLDAQTLPSDEHPAELTTSVG
- the LOC141539772 gene encoding uncharacterized protein LOC141539772 isoform X10, with protein sequence MTNELRRVGSGTRDKGKVRQKRVTNLKIPKVEKEEKNLDHALRSFQQVGMPLAMNPVVIVVSIPRISLVCSVAGVPNKAEIGATGLYVVAHTTVSHQKRGQALGQSTASSAGSHLGSHLVYPAGFPAGVGIQSFNQRYQTVITFIFPVQLGEIMDPTPEQETVGSTECKAQGLSAPRCHPDWGDILRHLAKLHKQMVDYTLRFISSLGLLDSFAFLLAILTIGDLKTIQSNNTFIHLHLNFCHFLSHLLFLAGIHWTLSKLLDQLHQGLRMDLCESHLRFNHDTESSTQFSRIWSLDAQTLPSDEHPAELTTSVG
- the LOC141539772 gene encoding adhesion G protein-coupled receptor E5-like isoform X9; its protein translation is MRENWDPVVIVVSIPRISLVCSVAGVPNKAEIGATGLYVVAHTTVSHQKRGQALGQSTASSAGSHLGSHLVYPAGFPAGVGIQSFNQRYQTVITFIFPVQLGEIMDPTPEQVPGETGPGKETVGSTECKAQGLSAPRCHPDWGDILRHLAKLHKQMVDYTLRFISSLGLLDSFAFLLAILTIGDLKTIQSNNTFIHLHLNFCHFLSHLLFLAGIHWTLSKAMCIMIGMLCYSFLASFAWLFLGRLFFYLASWSLKVVDYFSTIQLFRKVLDFSGYGIPALHIGLFIAIQAHDINNYNKAVGLWCSDVQDGFTQHGGLEV
- the LOC141539772 gene encoding uncharacterized protein LOC141539772 isoform X15 — translated: MRENWDPVVIVVSIPRISLVCSVAGVPNKAEIGATGLYVVAHTTVSHQKRGQALGQSTASSAGSHLGSHLVYPAGFPAGVGIQSFNQRYQTVITFIFPVQLGEIMDPTPEQVPGETGPGKETVGSTECKAQGLSAPRCHPDWGDILRHLAKLHKQMVDYTLRFISSLGLLDSFAFLLAILTIGDLKTIQSNNTFIHLHLNFCHFLSHLLFLAGIHWTLSKLLDQLHQGLRMDLCESHLRFNHDTESSTQFSRIWSLDAQTLPSDEHPAELTTSVGKGGGEFLKGRGAGRPECQS
- the LOC141539772 gene encoding uncharacterized protein LOC141539772 isoform X21, encoding MRENWDPVVIVVSIPRISLVCSVAGVPNKAEIGATGLYVVAHTTVSHQKRGQALGQSTASSAGSHLGSHLVYPAGFPAGVGIQSFNQRYQTVITFIFPVQLGEIMDPTPEQVPGETGPGKETVGSTECKAQGLSAPRCHPDWGDILRHLAKLHKQMVDYTLRFISSLGLLDSFAFLLAILTIGDLKTIQSNNTFIHLHLNFCHFLSHLLFLAGIHWTLSKGCWPLVFRCSGWVHPAWRLRGLRDVWPAQDSQGQLSSACL
- the LOC141539772 gene encoding uncharacterized protein LOC141539772 isoform X16, coding for MTNELRRVGSGTRDKGKVRQKRVTNLKIPKVEKEEKNLDHALRSFQQVGMPLAMNPVVIVVSIPRISLVCSVAGVPNKAEIGATGLYVVAHTTVSHQKRGQALGQSTASSAGSHLGSHLVYPAGFPAGVGIQSFNQRYQTVITFIFPVQLGEIMDPTPEQETVGSTECKAQGLSAPRCHPDWGDILRHLAKLHKQMVDYTLRFISSLGLLDSFAFLLAILTIGDLKTIQSNNTFIHLHLNFCHFLSHLLFLAGIHWTLSKLLDQLHQGLRMDLCESHLRFNHGKVAARVA
- the LOC141539772 gene encoding uncharacterized protein LOC141539772 isoform X22 — encoded protein: MRENWDPVVIVVSIPRISLVCSVAGVPNKAEIGATGLYVVAHTTVSHQKRGQALGQSTASSAGSHLGSHLVYPAGFPAGVGIQSFNQRYQTVITFIFPVQLGEIMDPTPEQETVGSTECKAQGLSAPRCHPDWGDILRHLAKLHKQMVDYTLRFISSLGLLDSFAFLLAILTIGDLKTIQSNNTFIHLHLNFCHFLSHLLFLAGIHWTLSKLLDQLHQGLRMDLCESHLRFNHGKVAARVA